One region of Deltaproteobacteria bacterium PRO3 genomic DNA includes:
- a CDS encoding helix-turn-helix domain-containing protein, whose product MAIIKVMELTFGENLRLMRVRAGKTAKEVAALAVTDDHPNGFHDATICKWEKTVRSWKSLPFAWIEALAAAIGCPVDDLKKEKAA is encoded by the coding sequence TTGGCTATCATCAAAGTTATGGAACTCACTTTTGGCGAAAACTTGAGGTTGATGCGGGTGCGGGCCGGGAAAACCGCAAAAGAGGTGGCCGCCTTGGCGGTGACTGATGACCACCCCAACGGCTTCCACGATGCCACGATCTGCAAATGGGAGAAGACGGTGCGAAGCTGGAAGTCTCTCCCCTTTGCCTGGATCGAGGCTCTCGCCGCGGCGATTGGCTGCCCCGTCGATGACCTCAAAAAAGAAAAGGCTGCCTAA
- a CDS encoding helix-turn-helix domain-containing protein, with the protein MIEKKPSPLLQKIFEVRKAKGITLKQLGKVIGNISESGASSVENGDVPLKAEYLPAVAKLLGVKVWELFSSYDPRDLGPLQDEEKSLVLNFRGIDSPKNRKIILETAEEFAKIGK; encoded by the coding sequence ATGATTGAGAAAAAACCTTCGCCACTTCTTCAGAAGATTTTCGAGGTTCGAAAGGCGAAGGGGATTACCTTGAAGCAACTTGGCAAAGTCATTGGAAATATTAGTGAATCTGGCGCAAGCTCCGTGGAGAACGGAGATGTGCCGCTGAAGGCCGAATATTTACCGGCCGTCGCCAAGTTGCTTGGGGTCAAGGTTTGGGAGCTATTTTCTTCCTATGACCCGAGAGACCTCGGGCCACTTCAAGATGAGGAGAAATCCCTTGTACTGAATTTTCGCGGCATTGACTCCCCAAAAAATCGGAAGATTATTTTGGAGACGGCTGAGGAGTTTGCAAAAATTGGGAAATAG